The following are encoded together in the Kingella negevensis genome:
- a CDS encoding phage portal protein family protein, whose protein sequence is MGQDQTTEANTNHASAAAGLEVTDDIRDSDSRIVESTFNQLIDWICELNFGEVVRPKFVLHESEEYGSTELAQRDQLLHQMGARFSNHYYKRAYGLRDDDLLPPEKQPESTDFAENDVSQTFENEVSGSLKDDLTQQGQDLTTQFLSNLKNGATPDDVLTQLTQAYPQMNDKTLQEELARLIFLADLIGRLEMQDELKASA, encoded by the coding sequence TTGGGGCAAGACCAAACCACCGAAGCCAACACCAATCACGCGAGTGCAGCGGCTGGTTTGGAGGTAACGGACGATATTCGGGATAGCGACAGTCGCATTGTAGAAAGCACGTTCAATCAGTTGATTGACTGGATTTGCGAGTTGAATTTTGGTGAGGTTGTGCGTCCGAAATTTGTATTGCACGAATCCGAAGAATACGGCTCAACCGAATTAGCCCAGCGCGACCAACTTCTACATCAAATGGGCGCACGTTTTTCCAATCACTATTACAAACGCGCTTATGGTTTGCGTGATGATGACTTGTTGCCGCCTGAAAAGCAGCCTGAAAGCACAGATTTTGCCGAAAACGATGTTTCACAAACTTTTGAAAACGAAGTTTCAGGCAGCCTGAAAGATGATTTAACGCAACAAGGACAAGATTTAACCACCCAATTTTTAAGCAACCTGAAAAATGGCGCAACACCTGATGATGTGTTGACACAACTTACCCAAGCCTATCCACAAATGAATGATAAAACCTTGCAAGAAGAATTGGCACGGCTAATATTTTTAGCGGATTTGATTGGACGGTTAGAAATGCAAGACGAATTGAAAGCGAGTGCATGA
- the ccoS gene encoding cbb3-type cytochrome oxidase assembly protein CcoS, with the protein MESLYILIPISIVLAFIIAYFFWWSGKNGQFDDLEGPAHRILMDDDDTYNKHTQPENTNQGKTQ; encoded by the coding sequence ATGGAAAGTTTATACATTCTCATCCCCATTAGCATTGTATTAGCCTTTATCATTGCCTATTTCTTTTGGTGGTCAGGCAAAAACGGACAATTTGACGACTTAGAAGGTCCAGCCCACCGCATTCTGATGGACGATGACGACACCTACAACAAACACACGCAGCCTGAAAACACAAACCAAGGAAAAACCCAATGA
- a CDS encoding IS5 family transposase: MPRLMLNNKQWARLKAISLKQGIYDKENLRKTVEGILYHMRTGIPWRDLPKYFGKSRGY, encoded by the coding sequence ATGCCTCGCCTAATGCTCAATAACAAACAATGGGCAAGACTGAAAGCTATTTCACTCAAACAAGGTATTTACGATAAAGAAAATTTGCGTAAAACCGTCGAAGGTATTTTATACCACATGAGAACAGGCATTCCTTGGCGAGATTTACCAAAATATTTTGGTAAATCTAGGGGCTATTGA
- a CDS encoding phage head morphogenesis protein: protein MKPEDIQAIFGMQPENAIAYLKQKRVDVSWDWQDMLDDAHVSAFTVTKTAGMDVANDIHQAVIKAAQTGQTFEDFERELRPILERKGWWGKKDVINPDTGEAQMVTLGTSHRLKTIYLTALQSAYMAARYAEMVAAKDTHPYWQYVAINDKRTRETHRLLHGRVYAADDPVWDSLYPPLDYRCRCRVRPLSRERGEKQALPSPKLETITVDIGENKSTGEQRYAERTGIRVDGQFIAPSAGFNTNQGKTFLQRTVQMAIDKAQNVPPQLARVAVKEMMSQEKFRNALTLAQLAWVAELLGLTP, encoded by the coding sequence ATGAAGCCAGAAGACATTCAAGCCATTTTTGGAATGCAGCCTGAAAATGCGATTGCCTACCTGAAACAAAAGCGCGTTGATGTATCGTGGGATTGGCAGGATATGTTAGATGATGCCCATGTTTCCGCGTTTACGGTGACAAAAACGGCTGGTATGGACGTAGCCAACGACATTCATCAAGCGGTTATTAAAGCGGCTCAAACAGGACAAACCTTTGAAGATTTTGAACGCGAGTTGCGCCCTATTTTAGAACGCAAAGGTTGGTGGGGCAAAAAAGATGTAATAAACCCCGATACTGGCGAAGCGCAAATGGTTACATTAGGAACTTCGCATCGTCTGAAAACAATTTATTTAACGGCTTTACAAAGCGCATATATGGCAGCTCGATACGCGGAAATGGTCGCCGCCAAAGATACGCACCCCTATTGGCAATATGTCGCTATTAACGACAAACGTACACGTGAAACGCATCGTCTATTGCACGGTCGTGTGTATGCCGCAGATGACCCCGTATGGGACAGTTTGTATCCACCGTTGGATTACCGTTGCCGTTGTCGTGTTCGTCCACTCTCGCGTGAGCGTGGCGAAAAACAGGCTTTGCCTTCGCCCAAATTGGAAACCATTACGGTGGATATTGGCGAAAACAAATCCACAGGCGAGCAGCGTTACGCCGAACGCACAGGCATTCGTGTGGACGGACAATTTATCGCTCCAAGTGCAGGATTTAACACCAATCAAGGCAAGACGTTTTTGCAACGCACGGTACAAATGGCGATAGACAAAGCCCAAAACGTACCGCCCCAATTGGCTCGCGTGGCGGTCAAAGAAATGATGTCGCAGGAAAAATTCCGCAACGCTTTGACTTTGGCACAGCTGGCGTGGGTGGCTGAATTACTGGGATTAACGCCATGA
- a CDS encoding IS5 family transposase (programmed frameshift), giving the protein MSRNTLTNETWSRLLPILKQLGIYRKKNLRKTVEGILFRLRTGCQWADIPSYFGKANSLYQSFNRWSKRGIFTKLFKHLADTPDMEWVFMDGSHIRVHQHGMGKKSIVHQAVGKSIGGHTSKIHLAVDACGNPIEFMITAGNVNEIVVAPDLLAQLDLSDNETVCADRGFDSDTFRRLIHSKQSKANIPYKKNREHLNVDTDWYLYKIRHLVENAFARLKHFRALATRYDKLKRNYESTVSLACALIWLKL; this is encoded by the exons ATGTCCCGAAACACGCTTACAAATGAAACATGGTCAAGACTGTTGCCCATTTTGAAACAGCTTGGCATTTATCGCAAGAAAAATTTACGCAAAACAGTAGAAGGTATCCTGTTTCGCTTACGTACAGGCTGCCAATGGGCTGATATACCTAGTTATTTTGGTAAAGCAAACAGCCTTTACCAAAGTTTCAATCGCTGGTCTAAACGCGGTATTTTTACCAAATTATTTAAACATTTGGCAGATACACCCGATATGGAATGGGTCTTTATGGACGGTAGTCATATCCGTGTTCATCAACACGGCATGGGTAAAAAATCCATTGTGCATCAAGCTGTCGGTAAGAGTATCGGAGGTCATACGTCTAAAATTCATTTAGCGGTTGATGCTTGTGGTAATCCAATTGAATTTATGATTACAGCTGGTAATGTAAATGAGATTGTTGTTGCGCCTGATTTATTGGCACAATTGGACTTAAGTGATAATGAAACCGTGTGTGCTGATAGGGGTTTTGACAGTGATACTTTTCGTCGGTTAATTCATTCTAAACAAAGTAAAGCCAATATTCCATATAAGAAAAATAGAGAACATCTTAATGTGGACACAGATTGGTATTTATATAAAATCAGGCACTTGGTAGAAAATGCTTTTGCACGATTAAAGCATTTTCGTGCACTGGCAACACGGTACGATAAA TTAAAACGTAATTATGAAAGTACCGTGTCATTAGCTTGTGCTTTGATTTGGTTGAAATTATAG
- a CDS encoding HLGFF motif protein, whose product MHQFSIHTQNDELLGFLIMLADDEYSPQSGQLAIKLSSPVSSAAQPLEGWANESLLKWRITQDKISVYDYEDTLMGFIKQEWLIINGKHFLLNDLSTAL is encoded by the coding sequence ATGCACCAATTCTCCATTCACACCCAAAACGACGAATTACTCGGCTTTCTCATCATGCTCGCAGACGACGAATACTCGCCACAAAGCGGACAACTTGCCATCAAACTCTCCAGCCCAGTCTCATCAGCCGCCCAACCCCTTGAAGGATGGGCAAATGAATCCCTACTCAAATGGCGCATCACCCAAGACAAAATCAGCGTGTACGATTACGAAGATACACTCATGGGTTTCATCAAACAAGAATGGCTTATCATCAATGGTAAACATTTTCTACTCAACGACTTAAGCACCGCACTGTAA
- a CDS encoding phage virion morphogenesis protein gives MIKISVESESLEHSLNQLLQNIQNRRPMMASVAAELLSMTEDNFESESWGGDKWKETHRGGKKLQLSGQLAANINTQSGNDFARIGSNKPYAAIHHLGGEIVAKNAPYLMIPIGGGRFARKKSVVIPARPYLPIDGSGKLQSDGEKRILDVVKDALAHGI, from the coding sequence ATGATTAAAATCAGCGTAGAAAGTGAAAGTTTAGAACACAGTTTAAACCAGCTCTTGCAAAACATACAAAACCGCCGACCGATGATGGCAAGTGTGGCAGCAGAATTGTTATCGATGACAGAAGATAACTTTGAAAGCGAAAGCTGGGGCGGAGACAAATGGAAAGAAACCCATCGCGGTGGCAAAAAACTGCAATTAAGCGGACAACTTGCCGCAAACATCAACACACAATCAGGCAACGATTTTGCGCGAATTGGTTCGAATAAGCCTTATGCAGCTATTCATCATTTAGGTGGAGAGATTGTCGCCAAGAATGCACCGTATTTGATGATTCCGATTGGTGGAGGCAGATTTGCGCGTAAAAAATCGGTTGTCATTCCAGCGCGACCTTATTTGCCGATTGATGGTTCTGGCAAATTACAGTCCGATGGCGAAAAGCGGATTTTAGATGTGGTTAAAGACGCGCTGGCTCATGGCATATAA
- a CDS encoding D-alanyl-D-alanine carboxypeptidase family protein, with product MVFSNFSKTFCVGTLLGLSVITPANAYDNEDVLGRFLEQNFSAQQKLQAAQPQATQARTTAEVDPLASYFPQQQSTAAVSTSELQQQAAFAGPMLKAQSALIMNAKTGQILYQKNMESVRSIASISKLMSAMVILDAKLDMNQRITITEDEIDRLKGTSSRLSIGTTLTRTELLHLGLMSSENRAIHALARTYPGGMSAFVAAMNAKARSLGMMNSQFYEPTGLDPRNVSTALELSKMVQAASRYAKIRELTTSNYGQAYTSAGKVQEYKNSNVLVREGQWNITLQKTGYIREAGRSMVLQAQMGRDPVVIVVLGSATSASRANDARALGDMAQMAL from the coding sequence ATGGTATTTTCAAATTTCAGTAAAACATTCTGTGTTGGCACATTATTGGGTTTGAGCGTGATAACGCCTGCAAACGCATACGATAATGAAGATGTGCTGGGTCGTTTTCTGGAACAGAATTTTTCTGCGCAGCAAAAATTGCAAGCTGCGCAACCGCAAGCCACACAAGCACGCACCACAGCAGAAGTAGACCCATTGGCTTCTTACTTTCCACAGCAACAAAGCACAGCAGCCGTTTCCACTTCAGAATTGCAGCAGCAAGCCGCATTTGCAGGTCCGATGCTCAAAGCGCAATCTGCTTTGATTATGAATGCGAAAACAGGGCAAATTCTGTATCAAAAAAATATGGAAAGCGTGCGTTCAATCGCCTCTATCTCTAAATTGATGTCTGCAATGGTGATTTTAGATGCGAAACTGGACATGAACCAACGCATCACGATTACCGAAGATGAAATTGACCGCTTGAAAGGCACAAGCAGCCGCTTGTCTATCGGCACAACTTTGACTCGCACAGAATTGTTGCATTTGGGCTTGATGAGCAGCGAAAACCGCGCCATTCATGCGTTGGCACGTACTTACCCTGGTGGCATGAGCGCATTTGTTGCTGCGATGAACGCTAAAGCACGTAGTTTGGGTATGATGAACAGCCAATTTTATGAACCAACGGGCTTAGACCCACGCAATGTTTCAACCGCGTTGGAATTGAGCAAAATGGTTCAGGCTGCGAGCCGTTATGCAAAAATTCGTGAATTGACCACATCAAATTACGGTCAAGCGTACACCAGTGCAGGCAAGGTACAAGAGTACAAAAACTCAAACGTTTTGGTGCGCGAAGGTCAATGGAACATCACATTGCAAAAAACAGGTTATATTCGTGAAGCAGGTCGTTCAATGGTGCTGCAAGCGCAAATGGGTCGAGACCCTGTTGTGATTGTGGTGCTGGGTTCTGCCACTTCTGCCAGTCGTGCGAATGATGCGCGTGCGTTAGGCGATATGGCGCAAATGGCATTGTAA
- a CDS encoding MFS transporter, whose product MNSDFEFAKTRRFAPLFCTQFLGAFNDNLFKTTLFVLISFYGLGKNEVLPAAQMLNVGALLFVLPYFLFSALSGQLSTRYDKAKIAKSVKILEVLIMVLAGYGFFASCPPILMLCLFLMGTHSTLFGPVKYAILPEYLQEKELLMGNGLIESGTFLAILFGQILGTSIAGHNPWVLSGMVLLVAVLGLVSSLFMPATPAKNPNSHIDWHIGRNTKNLMKQTKKQPELYTAVIGISWFWFVGSVYTTQLSTFVQKHLNGNASVFNLMLSLFSIGIAAGSVLCAKISKGQLRLKLVTLGAIGLTIFGGLLVFFAHSKHYDGNSLQGLISFLSQSTAYPVIIAMLGIGFFGGFFSVPLYTWLQTAADDEFRAHAIAANNIMNAVFMVSAAIISVILLAMFDSILLLYGVVALGNISLLIYLGKRAPQLFFSK is encoded by the coding sequence ATGAATTCCGATTTTGAATTTGCCAAAACACGCCGTTTTGCCCCCCTGTTTTGCACCCAATTTCTCGGCGCATTCAACGACAACCTATTCAAAACCACCCTATTTGTCCTGATTAGTTTCTACGGACTAGGTAAAAACGAAGTCTTGCCAGCTGCCCAAATGCTCAACGTCGGCGCGTTATTATTCGTGCTGCCCTACTTCCTCTTTTCCGCCCTATCAGGACAACTGTCCACCCGATACGACAAAGCCAAAATTGCCAAAAGCGTGAAAATTTTAGAAGTGCTGATAATGGTGTTAGCAGGCTACGGCTTCTTCGCTTCCTGCCCCCCCATTCTCATGCTTTGCCTATTTTTGATGGGGACGCACTCCACCCTATTCGGACCAGTGAAATACGCCATTTTGCCCGAATACCTCCAAGAAAAAGAACTGCTTATGGGCAACGGCTTAATTGAATCAGGCACGTTTCTCGCTATTTTGTTTGGACAAATTCTCGGCACAAGCATTGCAGGACACAACCCATGGGTGTTATCAGGCATGGTATTGCTCGTTGCCGTGTTAGGCTTAGTCAGCAGCCTATTCATGCCAGCCACACCAGCCAAAAACCCCAACAGCCATATTGATTGGCACATCGGGCGCAACACCAAAAACCTGATGAAACAAACCAAAAAGCAGCCTGAACTTTACACCGCCGTAATTGGCATTTCATGGTTCTGGTTTGTCGGCTCAGTTTACACCACCCAGCTTTCCACCTTCGTGCAAAAACACCTAAACGGCAACGCCAGCGTATTCAATCTCATGCTCAGCTTGTTCTCAATCGGCATTGCCGCAGGTTCAGTGTTGTGCGCAAAAATCAGCAAAGGGCAATTACGCCTGAAACTCGTAACACTCGGCGCAATCGGCTTGACGATTTTCGGTGGCTTGCTCGTTTTCTTTGCGCACAGCAAACATTACGACGGCAATAGCTTACAAGGCTTAATCAGCTTTTTATCGCAAAGCACCGCCTACCCCGTGATTATCGCCATGCTCGGCATCGGCTTTTTTGGCGGCTTCTTCTCCGTGCCACTTTATACATGGCTACAAACCGCCGCAGACGACGAATTCCGCGCCCACGCCATCGCCGCAAACAACATTATGAACGCCGTGTTTATGGTGTCCGCCGCGATTATCAGCGTGATTTTGCTTGCCATGTTTGACAGCATTTTGCTGCTGTACGGCGTGGTTGCATTAGGCAATATCAGTTTGCTGATTTATCTTGGTAAACGCGCACCACAGTTATTCTTCAGCAAATAA